A single region of the Rhizobium sp. NLR16a genome encodes:
- a CDS encoding peptidoglycan-binding protein, whose translation MNGSRSNPSRQSDRTSLDALNRTIEGLEARIEGLMGSGRDQRPRTPTAERDPYAAPHAPRPARAPLEPRPDPLAEIRQRQRALEAGRERSYGREQAAQLRDPAPRAAAPLAAPALRAGDDTMTEIAQALVNLRQDLKRDISEGVSREMSALRAELREIKATAGDSRFADDIRADMGRLAQSISQLTGRSSGPEAAGLREEFEELRSLMDGLAREDSLRHMENRWDGVESRLAALDTEGLQEELVSLAYRLDDIKRHIGGMGESPAVRALEDKLIAIATAMEQFGNMIQPHDRVMSEQFAAMDTRLDEISRAIAASGRAAAGNDPTLMQRLESRLSSLADQIDLMSHDAASRANPADELAMRLEALTERVEELTKAEATSRLDERLEHLSYLLERTQMAAAQPDLTGPLSDISRKIDALENGAVNDVLAQRLDYLARRIDEMAHQQPAPAAAIDDRVFQRLEGRLSDIAARLEETTAAPPTDPRALKNLEDQIANLSALMSEPREGAAIPADLDRRMGAIEDYMATSDEYIIEAARQAAEAVVEAYSRNGGLQGGVPAADLSALTALAEDLRHLEDISRDSEERTHKTFKALHETLVHIAERLDSMEERGRPIAQMPVADVDFDVDPYALLVTEAAQTPEAVLAAKASPVIRTAEVAAEPVAQATAMSATSAIAIEAATRPPEAPTPAPVRTSLLASLGKRLRPAKKAETQANERPVIDPAPSIDPADVVPTDAANELLEPGSGAPDVKKILERVRASQNAQRGKPAVETDRADYIAAARRAAQAAAMEVDANPKQAAVKAEKKAANADKAGKAGKTSAFSRYRRPILLAVGAVLLAIMAFPLARTLTSGEPAPQPPAEVSALTGVTDNPQPVLPEATPAKPDTGSADMNAPATERAPAIDQAQPEKAPAAAGDHLTDATPLDGEGAATLAPAGSSAATQETSSFTPNSPTAAAAAPQAAIAIPDSVQPKSLADAAQGGDALALFEIGARYSDGRNGMGVDQKQAAGWYQLSADKGFAPAQYRLGSMYEKGNGVERDIAKAKGFYEQAATQGNASAMHNLAVLYASGALGQQDYATAASWFTKAANLGITDSQFNLAILCARGNGVPADLEESYKWFAIAAKAGDKDAAQKRDEVANAMKADQLERARAKADLWKPEPLDHRANGIDIPDEWAGTGMKTATVDMKKAIRNIQAILNNNGFDAGVPDGEMGAKTVAAIKSFQKSIGQEPDGKVSDATVKALLERNKQVAKAI comes from the coding sequence ATGAACGGATCGCGATCAAATCCTTCCCGACAGTCCGACAGGACCTCGCTCGATGCGCTGAACCGCACGATCGAAGGGCTGGAGGCGCGCATCGAAGGGCTGATGGGCAGCGGACGCGATCAGCGGCCGCGCACGCCAACGGCCGAGCGCGATCCTTATGCGGCCCCCCATGCGCCGCGGCCGGCAAGGGCGCCGCTCGAGCCGCGGCCGGATCCGCTGGCGGAAATTCGCCAGCGCCAGCGCGCATTGGAAGCGGGCCGCGAACGCTCCTATGGGCGCGAGCAGGCCGCTCAGCTGCGCGACCCCGCACCCCGCGCCGCGGCGCCACTCGCCGCCCCTGCCTTGCGCGCCGGCGACGACACGATGACCGAGATCGCCCAGGCGCTCGTCAACCTGCGCCAAGACCTGAAGCGCGACATTTCCGAGGGCGTGTCCCGCGAGATGAGCGCGCTGCGCGCCGAACTCCGCGAGATCAAGGCTACTGCCGGAGACAGCCGCTTCGCCGACGACATCCGCGCCGACATGGGCCGTCTTGCCCAGAGCATCAGCCAGTTGACCGGCCGCTCGAGCGGCCCCGAGGCCGCCGGCCTGCGGGAGGAGTTCGAGGAGCTGCGCTCGCTGATGGACGGACTGGCGCGCGAGGATTCGCTGCGCCACATGGAAAACCGCTGGGACGGCGTCGAGAGCCGGCTTGCCGCACTCGATACCGAGGGGCTGCAGGAAGAGCTCGTTTCGCTGGCCTACCGGCTCGACGATATCAAGCGCCATATCGGCGGCATGGGCGAAAGCCCGGCGGTGCGGGCACTGGAAGACAAGCTGATCGCCATCGCCACGGCGATGGAGCAGTTCGGCAACATGATCCAGCCGCATGACCGGGTCATGTCCGAGCAGTTCGCGGCCATGGACACGCGGCTCGATGAGATCAGCCGGGCGATCGCCGCCAGCGGACGCGCGGCCGCCGGCAACGATCCGACGCTGATGCAGCGGCTGGAAAGCCGCCTCTCGTCGCTCGCCGACCAGATCGACTTGATGAGCCATGACGCGGCCAGCCGCGCAAACCCGGCCGACGAGCTGGCGATGCGGCTTGAGGCGCTGACGGAGCGTGTCGAGGAGCTGACCAAGGCGGAAGCGACGTCGCGGCTCGACGAGCGCCTGGAACATCTTTCCTACCTGCTGGAGCGCACCCAGATGGCGGCCGCGCAACCCGACCTCACCGGACCGCTTTCCGACATCTCCCGCAAGATCGACGCGCTCGAGAACGGCGCCGTCAACGACGTGCTGGCTCAGCGGCTCGATTATCTCGCCCGGCGGATCGACGAGATGGCCCATCAGCAACCCGCACCTGCCGCGGCGATCGATGACAGAGTCTTCCAGCGTCTCGAAGGCCGGCTGAGCGACATCGCCGCCCGGCTGGAAGAGACCACAGCGGCGCCGCCAACCGATCCGCGGGCGCTGAAGAACCTCGAAGACCAGATCGCCAATCTTTCGGCGCTGATGAGCGAGCCGCGCGAAGGCGCCGCAATTCCGGCCGATCTCGACCGGCGCATGGGCGCGATCGAAGACTATATGGCGACAAGCGACGAATATATCATCGAGGCGGCGCGCCAGGCGGCGGAAGCCGTCGTCGAGGCCTATTCGCGCAATGGCGGCCTGCAGGGCGGCGTGCCCGCCGCCGACCTGTCGGCGCTGACGGCGCTGGCCGAGGATCTGCGCCATCTCGAGGATATCAGCCGCGACAGCGAGGAGCGCACGCACAAGACCTTCAAGGCGCTGCACGAGACGCTGGTCCATATCGCCGAGCGCCTCGACAGCATGGAAGAGCGCGGACGGCCGATCGCTCAGATGCCGGTGGCCGACGTCGATTTCGATGTCGACCCCTACGCGCTGTTGGTGACCGAAGCCGCCCAGACACCGGAGGCGGTCCTGGCGGCGAAGGCCTCTCCGGTCATCCGCACGGCAGAGGTCGCAGCCGAACCGGTCGCCCAGGCTACGGCGATGAGCGCGACGAGCGCAATCGCCATCGAAGCCGCAACGCGGCCGCCGGAGGCCCCGACGCCGGCACCGGTAAGAACCAGCCTGCTCGCCAGCCTTGGCAAGCGGCTGCGGCCCGCCAAGAAAGCCGAGACGCAGGCGAACGAGCGACCGGTGATCGACCCGGCGCCGTCGATCGATCCCGCCGACGTGGTTCCAACGGATGCCGCGAACGAACTGCTCGAGCCGGGTTCGGGCGCGCCCGACGTCAAGAAGATTCTCGAGCGGGTGCGCGCCAGCCAGAATGCCCAACGCGGCAAACCTGCCGTCGAGACCGATCGCGCCGATTACATCGCCGCTGCGCGCCGGGCGGCGCAGGCAGCCGCAATGGAAGTGGACGCCAATCCGAAGCAGGCGGCAGTCAAGGCCGAGAAGAAGGCCGCGAATGCCGACAAGGCCGGCAAGGCGGGCAAAACCAGCGCCTTTTCGCGCTACCGCCGGCCAATTCTTCTCGCCGTCGGCGCCGTGCTGCTCGCCATCATGGCCTTTCCGCTGGCCCGGACGCTGACGAGCGGCGAACCCGCACCGCAGCCGCCGGCGGAGGTCTCGGCACTGACGGGGGTGACGGACAACCCGCAGCCGGTCCTGCCTGAGGCAACACCCGCCAAGCCGGACACCGGCTCTGCCGATATGAACGCCCCTGCGACGGAGCGCGCGCCGGCCATCGATCAGGCGCAGCCGGAAAAAGCCCCGGCTGCCGCCGGCGATCATCTGACCGATGCAACCCCGCTCGACGGCGAAGGGGCTGCAACCTTGGCCCCCGCCGGCTCGTCCGCGGCTACGCAGGAAACCTCGAGCTTCACTCCGAACAGCCCGACCGCAGCGGCGGCCGCGCCGCAGGCAGCGATCGCCATCCCCGACAGCGTGCAGCCGAAATCACTTGCCGATGCGGCGCAGGGCGGCGACGCCCTGGCGCTGTTCGAGATCGGTGCGCGCTATTCGGACGGCCGCAACGGCATGGGTGTCGATCAGAAACAGGCCGCAGGCTGGTACCAGCTTTCGGCCGACAAGGGTTTTGCACCGGCGCAATACCGGCTCGGCAGCATGTATGAGAAGGGCAACGGCGTCGAACGCGACATCGCCAAGGCGAAGGGCTTCTACGAGCAGGCGGCGACCCAGGGCAATGCCAGCGCCATGCACAATCTCGCCGTTCTCTACGCCTCCGGCGCACTCGGCCAGCAGGATTATGCGACGGCGGCGTCGTGGTTCACCAAGGCCGCCAATCTCGGCATCACCGATAGCCAGTTCAACCTGGCAATCCTCTGCGCGAGGGGCAACGGCGTTCCGGCGGATCTGGAAGAATCCTACAAGTGGTTCGCGATCGCCGCCAAGGCCGGCGACAAGGATGCAGCGCAGAAGCGCGACGAAGTGGCCAACGCCATGAAGGCCGACCAGCTCGAACGGGCGCGCGCCAAGGCCGATCTCTGGAAGCCGGAACCGCTCGACCATCGCGCCAACGGCATCGACATTCCCGACGAATGGGCGGGCACGGGCATGAAGACGGCAACCGTCGACATGAAGAAGGCGATCCGCAACATCCAGGCGATCCTCAACAATAACGGCTTCGACGCCGGCGTGCCGGACGGCGAAATGGGGGCGAAAACCGTCGCCGCGATCAAGAGCTTCCAGAAGTCGATCGGCCAGGAGCCGGACGGCAAGGTGAGCGACGCGACCGTCAAGGCGCTGCTCGAACGCAACAAGCAGGTCGCCAAGGCGATCTGA
- a CDS encoding sulfite exporter TauE/SafE family protein, protein MTIYLPIAELSVNIFIILGMGAAVGFLSGMFGVGGGFLITPLLIFYNIPPVVAVATGANQVVASSISGAITHFRRGTLDVKLGTVLLVGGLSGATVGIWIFSLLRAIGQLDLIISLMYVVFLGTVGGLMLLESINAMRRAARNEPPVPRKPGHQHWVHKLPLKVRFKKSKIFLSVIPIIALGFAIGILTSIMGVGGGFIMVPAMIYLLRIPTNVVVGTSLYQIIFVTAYTTIVQAATNFSVDIVLAFILMVAGVVGAQYGVRVGQKLRGEQLRALLGLLVLAVGLRLAIALVVTPADVYSVVMGTGN, encoded by the coding sequence GTGACAATCTATCTGCCAATCGCAGAATTGTCGGTGAACATCTTCATCATTCTCGGCATGGGGGCGGCCGTCGGATTCCTGTCTGGAATGTTCGGCGTCGGCGGCGGTTTTCTCATCACCCCGCTATTGATCTTCTACAACATCCCGCCTGTCGTCGCCGTCGCCACCGGTGCCAACCAGGTCGTGGCGTCGTCGATTTCGGGTGCGATCACCCATTTCCGACGCGGCACGCTCGACGTCAAGCTCGGCACGGTGCTTCTGGTCGGCGGTCTTTCAGGGGCGACCGTCGGCATCTGGATCTTCTCGCTGCTGCGCGCCATCGGCCAGCTCGATCTGATCATCTCGCTGATGTATGTCGTCTTCCTCGGCACGGTCGGCGGGTTGATGCTGCTCGAAAGCATCAATGCCATGCGCCGGGCGGCACGCAATGAGCCGCCTGTACCGCGCAAGCCGGGCCACCAGCACTGGGTGCACAAGCTGCCGCTCAAGGTGCGCTTCAAGAAATCGAAGATTTTCCTCAGCGTCATTCCGATCATTGCGCTCGGCTTTGCGATCGGTATCCTCACCTCGATCATGGGTGTCGGCGGCGGCTTCATCATGGTGCCGGCAATGATCTACCTGCTGCGCATCCCAACCAATGTCGTGGTGGGCACCTCGCTCTATCAGATCATCTTCGTGACCGCCTATACGACGATCGTGCAGGCGGCGACGAACTTCTCCGTCGACATCGTGCTTGCCTTCATCCTGATGGTGGCGGGTGTCGTCGGGGCGCAATACGGCGTGCGCGTCGGCCAGAAGCTGCGCGGCGAACAGCTGCGCGCCCTGCTCGGCCTGCTGGTGCTGGCCGTCGGCCTGCGTCTGGCGATCGCGCTGGTGGTCACGCCGGCGGACGTCTATTCGGTGGTGATGGGGACCGGCAACTGA
- a CDS encoding TIGR02186 family protein, whose product MRLLASILLLLCLLPAVAGAQWLPGQATEAVREGLEIGTSTSEIAITSDFHGADLTIFGALSNTDQLLLAIGQYDVVVVLEGPREDATVRKKERVFGIWVNRRSMTFEAVPHSYSMSSSRMIDDLTTPLELTDQGIGIDHIPLTPVGFVGDGSNLGEFRQAFLRLQQGGALYDRNPSGVRFVSSNLFKASLRLPANIPNGVHTVRAYLFKSGNLITDKSLPLRVIKTGIEQTITDAAHDQPILYGFAAVALAVVTGWGASLIFRKE is encoded by the coding sequence ATGCGCCTGCTTGCCTCGATCCTCCTGCTCCTGTGTCTGCTGCCGGCGGTTGCCGGAGCGCAGTGGCTGCCGGGGCAGGCAACGGAAGCGGTGCGCGAGGGGCTCGAGATCGGCACATCGACCAGCGAAATCGCCATCACTTCGGATTTCCATGGCGCGGATCTGACGATCTTCGGGGCGCTCTCGAACACCGACCAGCTGCTGCTCGCCATTGGCCAGTATGACGTGGTGGTGGTGCTGGAAGGCCCGCGCGAGGACGCAACGGTGCGCAAGAAGGAACGCGTCTTCGGCATCTGGGTGAACAGGCGCTCGATGACTTTCGAGGCGGTGCCGCATTCCTATTCGATGTCGAGCTCGCGCATGATCGACGATCTGACGACGCCGCTCGAACTCACCGATCAGGGGATCGGCATCGACCACATTCCGCTGACGCCGGTCGGCTTCGTCGGCGACGGCAGCAATCTCGGCGAATTCCGTCAGGCTTTCCTCCGACTGCAGCAGGGCGGCGCGCTTTATGACCGCAACCCGAGCGGCGTGCGGTTCGTTTCATCGAACCTCTTCAAGGCGAGCCTGCGCCTGCCGGCAAATATTCCGAACGGGGTGCATACGGTGCGTGCCTATCTCTTCAAGAGCGGCAATCTCATCACCGATAAATCGCTGCCGCTGCGCGTCATCAAGACGGGCATCGAGCAGACGATCACCGATGCGGCCCATGATCAGCCGATCCTCTACGGCTTTGCGGCCGTGGCGCTCGCCGTCGTCACCGGCTGGGGGGCCAGCCTGATCTTCCGCAAGGAATGA
- a CDS encoding YciI family protein, protein MFFITLKFSDGKAKAPVLMEAHNAWLKRGFDDGIFFLAGGLQPNAGGAVVAHNTSRAELETRIRQDPFVAEGVVSADILEIAPARVDERLAFLKT, encoded by the coding sequence ATGTTTTTCATTACGCTGAAGTTTTCTGATGGCAAGGCCAAAGCGCCCGTTCTGATGGAGGCGCACAATGCCTGGCTCAAACGCGGCTTCGACGATGGGATTTTTTTTCTCGCCGGCGGCCTTCAGCCGAACGCAGGTGGAGCGGTCGTCGCCCACAACACCTCGCGCGCTGAACTCGAAACCCGGATCCGGCAGGATCCTTTTGTAGCGGAAGGCGTCGTCAGCGCCGATATTCTGGAAATTGCCCCCGCCCGCGTCGATGAGCGGCTCGCCTTCCTGAAGACATGA
- a CDS encoding TetR/AcrR family transcriptional regulator, whose product MVAAATRQQIVEAADWLFYERGFEATSFADIAGVVGLSRGNFYYHFKTKDELLDAVITHRLRKTRSMLDGWEAKAETPEERILSFVNLLIVNQAKIMAYGCPVGTLCGELAKLDHIAKGRAAELFDLFRHWLSRQFSAFGREAEADALAMHILMRSQGVATLAAAYHDEIFVRNEVENMRAWLSAQRPGTPVFPETYSRQHC is encoded by the coding sequence ATGGTCGCTGCGGCCACCCGACAGCAGATAGTGGAAGCCGCCGACTGGCTTTTCTATGAAAGAGGCTTCGAAGCAACGTCCTTTGCCGACATTGCGGGAGTAGTCGGACTCTCGCGAGGCAATTTTTATTATCACTTCAAGACGAAGGACGAGCTTCTCGATGCGGTGATCACCCATCGCCTCCGCAAGACCAGGTCAATGCTCGATGGGTGGGAAGCGAAAGCCGAGACCCCTGAGGAGCGCATTCTCAGCTTCGTCAATCTCCTCATCGTCAATCAGGCGAAGATCATGGCCTATGGCTGTCCGGTCGGCACGCTTTGCGGCGAACTCGCCAAGCTCGATCACATTGCCAAGGGCCGCGCTGCCGAACTTTTCGATCTGTTTCGCCATTGGCTCTCACGTCAATTCAGCGCATTCGGCCGCGAGGCTGAAGCCGATGCGCTTGCCATGCACATTCTGATGCGAAGCCAAGGTGTTGCGACGCTCGCGGCCGCCTATCACGACGAAATCTTTGTTCGAAACGAGGTGGAAAACATGCGCGCCTGGCTGTCTGCGCAGCGGCCCGGAACACCCGTCTTTCCCGAAACCTATTCCCGACAGCATTGCTAA
- a CDS encoding dihydrofolate reductase family protein: MRKLVVWNLMTLDGYFEGTKPWDIDFHNLAWGPELKRYAEQFGEEGDLLVFGRKTYEGMAAYWPTAEDEDKIKAYMNGTPKIAVSRTMTDPGWNNARVVSDPIPELRRLKQEDGKTIFIFGSAVLADSLLKAGLIDEIRVCVVPVILGGGDPLFKANEAQVPLKLIESSTTQSGAVILRYEPVEA, translated from the coding sequence ATGCGGAAGCTTGTCGTGTGGAACCTGATGACGCTCGATGGCTATTTCGAGGGAACGAAACCGTGGGACATCGACTTCCACAATCTCGCCTGGGGACCGGAGCTCAAGCGCTATGCCGAGCAGTTCGGCGAGGAAGGTGATCTTCTGGTCTTCGGCCGCAAGACCTATGAAGGCATGGCCGCCTACTGGCCGACCGCGGAGGACGAAGACAAGATCAAGGCCTATATGAACGGCACTCCCAAGATCGCCGTCTCTCGAACGATGACCGATCCCGGCTGGAACAATGCGCGTGTCGTCAGCGATCCTATCCCCGAGTTGAGGAGGCTGAAGCAGGAAGACGGCAAGACCATCTTCATCTTCGGCAGCGCCGTGCTTGCCGACAGCCTGCTGAAGGCCGGCCTCATCGATGAGATCAGGGTCTGCGTGGTGCCGGTCATTCTCGGCGGCGGCGATCCCCTTTTCAAAGCGAACGAGGCCCAAGTGCCGTTGAAGCTCATCGAATCCTCGACCACGCAAAGTGGCGCGGTGATCCTGCGCTACGAGCCGGTCGAGGCGTAG
- a CDS encoding transglycosylase SLT domain-containing protein, which translates to MRTRIVLTAVGLALLAGCATAPKQTRNICAVFDEREGLFSSWQRAAERTEKKYGVPVPILMATMYTESGFQPYARPPRTKLFGFIPWTRPSTAYGYSQALDGTWDHYQSQTGNWAARRTNFTDAIDFIGWYHYQNSVVTGIPLNDAYNLYLAYYSGPTGYKRGDWRSNGQLQQTAQKFARMAGMYQQQLHGCD; encoded by the coding sequence ATGCGTACTCGTATCGTTCTGACCGCCGTGGGTCTCGCGCTGCTTGCCGGCTGCGCGACGGCGCCGAAGCAGACGAGGAACATCTGCGCCGTCTTCGACGAGCGTGAAGGACTTTTCTCCAGCTGGCAGAGGGCGGCCGAGCGGACGGAGAAGAAATACGGCGTGCCCGTACCGATCCTGATGGCGACGATGTACACCGAATCCGGCTTCCAGCCCTATGCGCGGCCGCCGCGCACCAAGCTCTTCGGCTTCATTCCCTGGACCCGGCCGTCGACGGCCTACGGCTATTCGCAAGCGCTCGACGGGACATGGGATCACTATCAGTCGCAGACGGGGAACTGGGCGGCGCGGCGGACGAATTTTACCGACGCGATCGATTTCATCGGCTGGTATCATTACCAGAACAGCGTGGTCACCGGCATTCCACTGAACGATGCCTATAACCTCTATCTCGCCTATTATTCCGGTCCGACCGGATATAAGCGCGGTGACTGGCGCTCGAACGGGCAATTGCAGCAGACAGCGCAGAAGTTCGCACGCATGGCCGGGATGTATCAGCAACAGTTGCACGGGTGTGATTGA
- the pdeM gene encoding ligase-associated DNA damage response endonuclease PdeM yields the protein MNRLALARDISGLAAIPGIETSVNGIAAVCDPLGALYLPDAGLLVVSDLHLEKGAAFARRGMMLPPYDTLATLTVLSAVISRYDPKLVVSLGDNFHDRIGSKHLPDNFRALIVGMARGREWIWVNGNHDPDGVVDLPGACVDEVHYAGLTFRHEPRNGLQSGEIAGHLHPSATVRRRERSIRRPCFAADGARLLMPAFGVMSGGLDLGHQAMKGLFDKASLIAHLLGRDRIYSVRYGNLRG from the coding sequence ATGAACCGCTTGGCGCTCGCGCGCGACATATCGGGACTGGCCGCAATACCGGGCATCGAGACATCGGTGAACGGTATTGCCGCCGTTTGCGATCCGCTCGGCGCCCTCTATCTGCCGGATGCCGGCCTGCTTGTCGTCTCCGACCTGCATCTGGAAAAGGGTGCCGCCTTCGCCCGCCGCGGCATGATGCTGCCGCCCTATGACACGCTGGCGACGCTGACCGTGCTTTCCGCCGTCATCTCGCGTTACGACCCGAAGCTCGTCGTCTCGCTCGGCGACAATTTTCACGACCGCATCGGCTCGAAGCATCTGCCGGACAATTTCCGCGCTTTGATCGTCGGCATGGCGCGTGGCCGCGAATGGATCTGGGTCAACGGCAATCACGATCCCGATGGCGTCGTCGATCTCCCGGGCGCCTGCGTCGACGAGGTGCACTATGCCGGCCTGACCTTCCGCCACGAGCCGAGAAACGGCTTACAGAGCGGCGAGATCGCCGGCCATCTGCATCCTTCGGCGACCGTGCGCCGACGCGAAAGATCGATCCGCCGCCCCTGTTTTGCCGCCGATGGCGCCCGCCTCCTGATGCCGGCCTTCGGGGTGATGAGCGGTGGTCTCGACCTCGGCCATCAGGCGATGAAGGGCCTGTTCGACAAAGCTTCGCTGATCGCGCACCTGTTGGGACGCGACAGGATCTATTCGGTCCGCTACGGGAATTTGCGGGGGTAG
- a CDS encoding ligase-associated DNA damage response DEXH box helicase translates to MDQIDSDTLLPAAFTRWFAEKGWRPRAHQLELLARAEAGQSTLLIAPTGAGKTLAGFLPSLTDLTRRGKIPPGSAFTGIHTLYVSPLKALAIDIERNLMKPVEEMGLPVTIENRTGDTPIAKRQRQKLNPPDILLTTPEQVALLLANREAERFFKDLKYVVLDELHSLVTSKRGHMLSLGLARLRRLAPDLKTIGLSATVAEPMDLQKWLVAQREGGGQEGREHHAGLVVVEGGAKPDISILSTEERIPWAGHAARYAIPDVYKQLLEHKTTLLFVNTRSQAEMLFQELWTINDDNLPIALHHGSLDVAQRRKVEAAMAENRLRAVVATSTLDLGIDWGDVDLVIHVGAPKGASRLAQRIGRANHRMDEPSKAILVPANRFEVMECQAALDANYIGAQDTPPVGRGALDVLAQHVLGMACAEPFDMLELYDEIISASPYADLSWETFERVVDFVATGGYALRTYERYARIRKTKEGRWRVSNPAVAQQYRLNLGTIVESPMLNIRMVKRGEGSRIGRGGATLGKVEEYFLEQLSPGDTFVFSGKVLRFEGIRENECLASQAFSLDPKIPAYNGGKFPLSTYLAEQVRAMIADPDRWRHLPDQVRDWLALQTDKSMLPKRDEFLIETFPRGSRGYMVAYPFEGRLAHQTLGMLLTRRLERAGAKPLGFVATDYSLAVWGLEDMGLMIGNGRLSLSDLFDADMLGDDLEAWLAESFLLKRTFRNCAVIAGLIERRHPGKEKSGRQITVSADLIYDVLRSHEPDHILLQATRQDAATGLLDISRLGDMLMRIRGHITHRPLDHISPLAVPVMLEIGREAVPGEAHDALLAEAADDLIAEALA, encoded by the coding sequence GTGGACCAGATCGATTCCGACACCTTGCTTCCTGCCGCCTTTACCCGCTGGTTTGCGGAAAAGGGCTGGCGCCCGCGCGCCCATCAGCTGGAGCTGCTCGCCCGCGCCGAGGCCGGTCAGAGCACGCTGCTGATCGCGCCGACCGGCGCCGGCAAGACGCTGGCCGGTTTCCTGCCCTCGCTCACCGATCTCACCCGCCGCGGCAAAATTCCGCCCGGCTCCGCCTTCACCGGTATCCATACGCTCTACGTCTCGCCGCTGAAGGCGCTGGCGATCGATATCGAGCGCAACCTGATGAAGCCGGTCGAAGAGATGGGTCTGCCCGTCACGATAGAAAATCGCACCGGCGATACGCCGATTGCCAAGCGCCAGCGCCAGAAGCTCAATCCACCGGATATTCTGCTGACGACGCCGGAGCAGGTCGCCCTGCTTCTGGCGAACCGCGAGGCTGAGCGTTTCTTCAAGGACCTGAAATATGTCGTGCTCGACGAGCTGCACTCGCTCGTCACCTCCAAGCGCGGCCATATGCTGTCGCTCGGCCTTGCCCGCCTGCGCCGGCTTGCCCCCGACCTGAAGACGATCGGGCTTTCGGCGACGGTTGCCGAGCCGATGGACCTGCAGAAATGGCTGGTCGCCCAAAGGGAGGGCGGGGGGCAGGAGGGCAGGGAGCATCATGCCGGTCTCGTCGTCGTCGAAGGCGGCGCCAAACCCGATATCTCGATCCTGTCGACCGAGGAGCGCATTCCCTGGGCCGGTCATGCCGCCCGTTACGCCATTCCCGATGTCTACAAGCAGCTGCTCGAACACAAGACGACGCTGCTGTTCGTCAATACCCGCAGCCAGGCCGAGATGCTGTTCCAGGAACTCTGGACGATCAATGACGACAATCTGCCGATCGCCCTCCACCACGGCTCGCTCGATGTCGCCCAGCGCCGCAAGGTCGAGGCGGCGATGGCCGAAAACCGGCTGCGCGCCGTCGTCGCCACCTCAACTCTCGATCTCGGCATCGACTGGGGCGATGTCGATCTCGTCATCCATGTCGGCGCGCCGAAGGGCGCCTCGCGTCTTGCTCAGCGCATCGGCCGCGCCAATCACCGCATGGACGAGCCTTCGAAGGCGATCCTCGTGCCGGCCAACCGTTTCGAGGTGATGGAGTGCCAGGCCGCCCTCGACGCCAATTATATCGGCGCCCAGGACACGCCGCCCGTCGGCCGCGGCGCGCTCGACGTGCTCGCCCAGCACGTGCTCGGCATGGCCTGCGCCGAACCTTTCGACATGCTGGAACTCTACGATGAAATCATCAGCGCCTCGCCCTATGCCGATCTCAGCTGGGAGACCTTCGAGCGCGTCGTCGATTTCGTCGCGACCGGCGGTTATGCGCTTCGGACCTACGAGCGTTACGCCCGCATCCGCAAAACCAAGGAGGGGCGCTGGCGCGTCTCCAATCCGGCCGTCGCCCAGCAGTACCGCCTCAACCTCGGCACCATCGTCGAAAGCCCGATGCTGAACATCCGCATGGTCAAGCGCGGCGAGGGCAGCCGGATCGGCCGCGGCGGCGCCACGCTGGGCAAGGTCGAGGAATATTTCCTCGAGCAATTGTCGCCGGGCGACACCTTCGTCTTCTCCGGCAAGGTGCTGCGTTTCGAAGGCATCCGGGAAAACGAATGCCTGGCCTCGCAGGCCTTTTCGCTCGATCCGAAGATCCCCGCCTATAATGGCGGCAAGTTTCCGCTGTCGACCTATCTCGCCGAGCAGGTGCGGGCGATGATCGCCGATCCCGATCGCTGGCGCCACCTGCCGGATCAGGTGCGCGACTGGCTGGCGCTGCAAACCGACAAGTCGATGCTGCCGAAACGCGACGAGTTCCTGATCGAAACCTTTCCGCGCGGCAGCCGCGGCTATATGGTCGCCTATCCCTTCGAGGGCCGTCTCGCCCATCAGACGCTCGGCATGCTGCTCACCCGCCGGCTGGAGCGGGCGGGCGCCAAGCCGCTCGGTTTCGTCGCCACCGATTATTCGCTGGCCGTCTGGGGCCTGGAGGATATGGGGCTGATGATCGGCAATGGCCGGCTCAGCCTCTCCGACCTCTTCGATGCGGATATGCTCGGCGACGATCTCGAAGCCTGGCTCGCCGAATCCTTCCTGCTGAAGCGCACCTTCCGCAATTGCGCCGTGATTGCAGGCTTGATCGAGCGCCGCCATCCGGGCAAGGAGAAGAGCGGCCGCCAGATCACCGTCTCGGCCGATCTGATCTACGACGTGCTGCGCAGCCATGAGCCGGATCACATCCTGCTGCAGGCGACGCGCCAGGATGCGGCGACGGGACTTTTGGACATAAGTCGTCTTGGCGATATGCTGATGCGAATCAGGGGCCACATCACCCACCGGCCGCTCGACCATATTTCCCCGCTCGCCGTGCCGGTGATGCTGGAGATCGGACGGGAGGCGGTGCCGGGCGAGGCCCATGATGCGCTGCTCGCCGAAGCGGCCGACGATCTGATCGCCGAAGCTCTGGCTTGA